The stretch of DNA tttgccgtcactttttcaaaaaatattaagtttggccctcgactccgtcccagagtttcatttcggccccttgtgagtttgagtttgacacccctgatctagagccaaaaggctgtaagtgggcggagttaaaagtgatttgaacaagtgagcaaatacatgtgttgattgcagttgtgtgatgactcccgccatgtttgatatagtttggagcttttttgcagtagttacaaaggttttattgtatctagggggcactgtcccaaatttaggaaatattccatgaagcagtttgtaggttgacaaaCAATCAttggtgtgcagtttggtgtgaattgcatcatgcatgtgttattcagggcctaatatctgtcagggggtgaaggtaaagcgatatcaaccaatgaccacaggattgcatcgggtgcctttgtgtgatgacatatagcaagtttggtgcagttgtgacCTCATCTGtacgagttattacagttttaaaggtatgtagggggcgctgtggtgatattatacaacgttcaccaactgtttgtgcctcattggctaaagggcatgattgttgattgccatgttcagtctcgtgcagatcggaggctgcGGAAGTTAGTCAAGCGTAAGGTcaaggcgtcatgccagaattcgccatggaatcaaagtccctccctttctggaaagctatcagaactgaatggtcattacagcatcatgacgacagtgcatgaccttagtgtcatgttgactaacttagagtggacaaatatgggcatttcaccataaaacaatcgaCTTCCTGATGTCAGGGGcgaggcttaggtgatgtcagctgtccacattgtcattgtcttgagatggggtcagtgatcacacagacaaagtctgatatggatctgatcatgcacatgggagttattacgtcaagtaatgtaatggcgaaaggtcaaagtttgaggcttagccatgcccacacctttcaacttttgaaaaatctgatggttgaatttttcccccacgtcttaagcaggggtgtcaaactcaaactcacaaggggccgaaatgaaactctgggacggagtcgagggccaaacttaatatttttgaaaaagtgacggcaaatttgcacattttctttatcaacatatatgcaattttgaacttttaaatttggaaacaaacttatttctgcattaacactgaatgtggaataaccaaattacacacgagcaagtcagttttaaataaaaggcatcagtggtattcattacttgtggtatattcagcattttaaaatctattcaggatttatgttttcttgtttattcatttttcttattttttattctcctttttttctcctgtaatacgcgtcatcgctgctgtgacatctagctttccccactgaggaacaataaagggattttctattctattcatctatctgcagcctttccactttctgtttactgtaggttaaatcttttctcacaggccaacaacaaaataaaaatatcattttatcttaaatgaaaatgcaacatctcacctgttaactttcatgttttggagcagaaaaagagcataaaaccaacatatttaaagctcagtttgctccactggttcactgtgatgctcacctgttccagccagatacctgcatcatggggttgatctgagctgaggaggagactcctgttgttttgttcatcttcatcataataatgacaacattagatgacaacagctgctcacataggtttgtgctgatgaacatgtctgagcagcttgaccacgttgttgtgtgtcggggaggaaacacgacagcagccacagagccgtgctggtttgagcgtgtcgctgctcgctggagttatatcagctctgtctggaagttagttgaaaaactttctctttcagtcgtgaacacattactgagcatctagaatctccgtttctgggcttcaacgtcagaaaatagctgagtgaactcggcgctgagtgagaggagtgtagtttgtgcgagacagcggagctgcagagaccggtgttgtgccataaatcgactcactgccaaaaaatgattagcttagttttttccagttcggaagttgttttaagtgttgctatttgtcttaaacgttcacaatgaggatatattaatcctttttgcaatatttgcgattgaaagatggtttgtggtaagaactggctttctttatgttacagcctttatactaaaaaataaataaacaatgtaaaatggcgccctgtattgaatgtaaacgttgtataaatgtaaataaacaattctccagcgatttgattttttccccttcctttctttagtggctaaacattttttggcagcgagtcgatttatggcacaacaccggcagcaggcgctgataaaacacaaaggagggggcttcgtcggctccgcgctgacggcgcaaagcatcatgggagttgaagtctttgcggtaaaatcggccagtgggccagttttaatatatttttgatatttatctcgcgggccacatcaaaatgctccgcaggccgcatctggcccgcgggccttgactctgacgtatgtggtcttaagagtatatagcagaagtttgaagggaccaggatcactcaccagaagttttgtggcgatatctttagaaattacgaaatgggaggcaagcgTAAGACCACagcggtatgcctgacttcgtcttgccgtcacagccccgccctcttttgaaaactcccataaagtgacaccaagaAACACCCAcaggtcttgagttaccagctaaaaATTTGtggcgattaagtgaaatggggcgatttgggacctatcacagtaaaacttgacctttttggtcctgaggggccggggcttgtgtgatgccatcatccgaccattcaattttgtttgtggctggatgtcgaatgaccacagtaattttgtaactctactctattcgagtatgaagttatagccatttatattttttggcgagtagtcgaaattcgaggcctggccacgccccctcagcatatacgaaaagtcagttttatttttttctatttgatcgcccatcccttctgagcagttTCCCAGAACTttcgagacgatcgtgcgaaaaatgatcgaggaaATCAATCAGAAGCTGACCctagaaacggccaaaacggaGTCAGAATTGCCatttcaaaccaaaatggccgacttcctgtttgatgttgaccatggttgcaagaggcttttctgtgcggactgttgagtactacaagtgtacagaatttcataactgtacaataaactaagctttatggaggggGGTATTTTTTACATTCTGGGGGAgctgtggagctagttttattgtgatttttttgggacctttaaaataaaaaaattttacaccacgcctgacatgtgtgcaaaaattcctgagttttcaGGCCAGACTTGAACTCCTGAAGAGTAAGAGCTTGCTTCACTGCATGAGGGAGCTTGTTCCAAAGGGTTGGAGTTTTTACCGAGAAGGCCCGGTCCCACCTAGATCTCAATTTAGAGCGGGGGACTTCCAGCCACTCCTGCTCAGCATAGCGAAAGGCTCTAGAGGGGATACGCCGCTGTGACGGTGCAGCCAGATATGGGGAGCACTGCCCTGCAGTCATCCAGGCCACAAAGCAACTCCACACCATCACACTACCTCCACTTTGTTGCACACACACTGACGTTGACAAAGTTGTGAAATGTCGCCTTGGTTCATCAGTCATTGGCCCTGACCTCTGAACCTAAAGttgcaatagcaaatctacaaaacaagctagcttttaaatgtaAACACGGTCACGGAACTCTCATtcctccggtgtcggtacaggatctgctcggggtccttcggctgccgatgatgtcaaagtagttgattggctgaacatgaagcttatgaAAGTtatgttatcacgttatgattttgattggtcggaACAAATTTgctgtcgtagtcttagcggttgtagtcctgtagtccaaaaatcaacactttttggagaaaatatgtttgaaattctaaaggaaatgtaaaatataagcaaatgataaatggtgaccctcaaaagctcttgatgttgatgaaatgggacaAAAtataatataagaactttattgaaagacatcaagcaatattttgagtcaaagaatgtatttagacaacaactaaggaaatatacagacggactccacattaatacaaacagatgtggcttcacatataagaactgttctattttttgtcagtccaatgttggttttatgcagtttcacattctttacaaaacaaagataatatgctgttttattaacaaattacaattataaagaaaacatttaggtgttaacaaacaggaatttattaacaaaactgctgatgtctttccaaaacgtatgtgtgaaagccgagtagatttgcagtcatgtgacgtcatcggcagccgaaggaccccaagccgatcCTGTACCAACACCGGCTATCATTCCTGAGCCACGTCCGCCAAAATTCATGTTGTCAGatgaaacgagatagcgctaacaGCAGTCAACGTTttcaggtccaaacatcttttgtcgtctgtgacttcaaatggtgtgttTTTTTAGGTCTCTGGTAGtttgttgaagtggtagcagccaactttttttttatctctacaaaatatttatagctatgttagaacgttgttaagacacATGAaaaaagttagcttgttttccagATTTGTTATTGTAGCTTCCGATCTTCAGGTCTTTTCCAGGGTTCTTTAGTTTTTAATATCTTCAGAAAAGGGAAGTACGTGTTGCTTTTTGAGGTCTTTTAGCACGGTTCATGTCATCAGACAAGTTCTATTgaagtatttttttatttctacagaTAACACTGACTAGGTTAGACCTGGGTGTGGCTAGTGAGATTTTATATATAAATCACATTTAAGAGGGGGATAATTACTTTTTCCCCACAGGCCCAATTGGTTAAGATAATTAAATCATAAAAAACTGCATTTTGGTTTTCCTCAGTCTACCTTTGTTTGACATTGAagtctgttttcttttctaaaatcTTTATATGTGGCAAAAAAAGCAGACAAAGGACATACTTCCCACAGCACTGAAAGTTTTGAACTACATAGATGACTGGACTGAATTGAGAAATGTTGTTTTCAGCATTATCAGCTGGTCCGCTGAAGATTCAAAGCACTGCTGAAGGTTTCAATCTCTACTGCGACCTCAGATACTACATCAGCTTCCTGAAGACAAGCTGGCACTTCAAGTAAGTTTATTTCTCGTCCTGTAAGGAGACAATGAAAGGAATGGGTAACTGCTGTTTTCTATTAGTAGATACAGTCttagtcttttatttattttagggtGTTCATGTTATTTACTTCAAGATGTAGAGATTCTGTGGAACTCAGTGCAATAAATCAGGAAGATGTACAGTCATCTGCAGGAAAACTGCCAGCCAGAGAGTGGATTTATGACAGCAGCTCATAAAGAACAGATCATAAAAGTGTGCTGGAAATCCTGTAGATATTCACACATCGGACACGACATATTAAGAGATAAAAGCCACTCAAGTACAGCAGTTCTAGTTTTAGTACTTTCTACGCAGTATTTCTATTGAAACATGGAAATGTATTTTGCCATATATTTAATTCTCATCTTTATATTTATATAAGATAACTTTCACCATGTTTCTGTTTAGTTTTTTAGGATTTCATTTGCTCAAGTGTCTGTTAAGAATTATTTCATTTGCCATGAAATTGTTTAAAACTGTTGTTTAAGCAACTACTATTTTTTTCAAGCAGTATTAAAATTCTAGATAAAACAAACAACTTGTGGAAATTTTAACTTAATCATCTGTTTTTGTCTCGTATTACCAGCTGAAATTAGCCTCGCCCCTCCCGATTTCATACAAATGCACCAGTGATGACAACCGTTTGATAGGATGTACAGTAGTCTGAGCCTCGTGgaccagtatccagcacgttttgggtttgaccctgcttcaacacacctgatttcaattagtaggtggttaacaggcttctgcagcacctGATGAGCTGCTTCACCGGTGATTCAACTCCTGAATCAAGTGTTTtggaccactaaaatgtgctggatactggtCCTCGAGGCCCGGAACTGAATAACTGTGATGTAGAGAACAGCATTCAAACACAGATGACTTTTTTTGTTTGTGAAATACTTTAGATGCAATTTTTAGATTCTCAGGCTCAAACATTGGTGTTTCTTGATTTTTAAGCTAGGTGGATAGCACCACCTGCTGGAGAAGTTGAAGATGGCTGCTACAAAGACAACAACCGTGTTTAATAGACATTCAGTCATTTAAGAAATTTACGTTTGCATCATTCTCCATAAAAGTGTTTTTCTATTAGTTTTTTCTTTGCATTTGATGAGTAAAAGTAAATAAAGCTGATTTTGACCATCACAATCATGTTTTTATTCTGCATTCTGCACAAATAAAAAGCATAACTGGTCTATGTAAAATTTGCACCGTCTAAACTGTGCATTTTCCTTTTCTTGCAGGGAAAAGAGGATGGAGGAGGCCAGGGTAAAACCTGGCAGCAGCATGCAGAAAGTCTGGATTGACGTTTCAAACCCGTCAGAAAACGATAGAGGCAAATACACTTTGGAAATGTTTGACGGCAAAGACACGCACAAACGTTATTTTGAACTCTCCGCAGAAGGTGAGCAGGAAAAAAGGTTTAAAACAAGACATTAAAGTCACTGAATGTTTAAATCCTCCTTGTTGTTGCACCTGTCACCAGTTTTTGCCGAGGCCCTGCTGGAGCACCAGAGGTTAAAGTAAGTCTTGCATGGGTTGCCGTGTCCCTAACAGAACTCGTAAGTTACAGACCTACATAGATTGTTAATATCTGTCATGTTGATTTGTGTTTTTGATTTAATCCCTCAGGCAAGTGGCTATTGCAGAAAAAAGTGagcatttttgttcatttttagacatttttgagtaaaaaaaaatctgcttcTGCCGAGCTACTTTTGCATTTTTTTGTTTCCAGATCGTGCCAAAGTGACTAAAGGTCTCCCTGATGTTGTGGCCATCATGGAGGACAAGGTGTGACATCGTCAAAAATCATATGAGGTTACGGCTACATCACGTGTTCACTTTTGTCTTCTTCTCAGTCTTTATGCCTGACATGCTACTTCGATGGCGACCCAGCTCCAGAGATCTTCTGGCTTCATAACGACAGGAAGATCCTCGATCAGACTCAGTTTACCATCACTAAAGAGACCAAACGCAGCTCTCTCACGATCCACAAGGTCCACATGGAAGATTCTGGAAAGTACAGCATCTTAGTCCGCAACCAGTATGGATCAGAAACAGCTGATGTGACCGTGAGTGTGTACAAAGAGGGAGAGAAGCCTCCAGCTAATGCGGTGGAGATGGGTTAGAACTGCAAACCAAGACAGAGCTACAAATAATGAAGATTATATAACGAGAATTAACTCAACTTTCACACAAAAAAGCACTAGAGTTGTCATAATTTCAACACGGATGCCGTAGTATCACTTTGTTTACTAAAGAGGCTGTAGAAGTTAGCTGAAGCTGATTGGCTTGTAAAACATTTCATGAGGTGGGGTTTAGCACATAGACGTCATATACGTAGACACGACGTGCACTGGCACTGCCCATTGGAGCTGGCGTAGCCAGCggaccgccatcttggatgggtttcCAATCGCCCTCAATGCATTTGTTTCTACTGAGGAAAATGATTACCCAACTAAAAAGCACATTTTGTCATGCTTTTACACGAAATCAGCAGGCGagatagttaaaatataaataaattaaacaagttaaaatataaaatcccaacaggtaggctggaaatgtcaatagtaatcccacgttatctgttttcaatagtgtgCCGGTTGTTGCAAGCGTAGGCTACACAAACAATGGGAATAGCTGCCCATTCTGCGTTGACCCCAGATGGGTTTGatgaacccatccaatatggcgacgACGCTGTAAAGCTCTCCATCGCCCAATGGtgcgtctacgtattcatgtctatggtttaGCACACATTGGCTTACATCCACTGAGACAATTAAAGCAGAAATGCAGAAATTTTTTTAGGGGGAGCCATCTAGAGATGGAAAAATGTGTTGCACCGTAAGCCTGTCTCGTTTGTGATTGAGCTCCTGTAACCGGCCAACAGAGCTAAACATTTTTTCACcatttttattttcatgtttattgatTTATATCTGTTTTACGTTTCCATAAGAAATATCGCCAACTCTGCATCCGTCTAGGTACTTCCACAAACACGCacatgctctgtgattgacatctgtacgtaaGCGGATGGCTAGTGCTACTGGCCAAAGCTGGGTGACACTCAATTCAAATTAAATGCTGCTCTACAGGATGGAGCGGGACTTCCCAGCCAGCATGCATAGGTGGGTCCCATATGAATACATATATGGGCAAACCGTTTGGGTGCCAACAGGTTTTTTGCAGTTTCCATGATGGTCCCACAGGGGTTTGCCCAGATTTTACTGGGCCCTACATGGGTTTTTAGAGGGACCCAGATGGTTTGGGTCATACACGGGCTTgttaaaatctatgtgggcaaaATCCTGTGGGGCTACCATGGAAAATGCGGCACTCATACAGGGCCCAACTATGCATGCCGGCTGGGTTGGTATTCCCTCACAGTACAGGGCAAGACTATCAATTTCTAAATTCAAATTTCTTGAATGAATTTTACATTACAGAGGTAATTTAGCTCCGTAAACATGCTGAAGCTCTTATTTCTTTCTTGTCTGTATTTTTCCATCTTTCTCCTGGTTTTATTTGCATAATTTAGTCAATGTTTGTATCAATACCACCTTATTAGGAAGGCTGTGTGCTTCGTTTGAGTTTTAGTAATCTGTCTCTGCCCTTTGGCTTTCGTTGTGTGAGCGGAAAATACCCGTTTGGTTTTTATTTCCTGTCTGCCTCCTCCAGCGTGAGTCTGACATTTCGTTCAACCATCAAAATGCTTCTTCTTAGCTCTTGTGATTCAAACTTTGGTTGTGTGGTTTGTCTGTACTCAATAAAGCGTCTTTCAAGCTATCTCTTATAATTTGTTTTATGATGGCACGCTTTACCCTGTAAACTTTGAACATGGAGTTAAAATTTAGACGAGGTTACTTTATGTGTAATTTTGCAATGAGTGATCTTTTCTTTTAGTTGGGGAGCAAACCGTTCCCCGTGTCATTAACCCTCCTGCGGGGCCTGCATTCGCCAGCTAGATCAAGGTTTAAACAGGCTGCAGCCGTGGATGACATTAAGTGAAAATTGCAcgaattattttctttcaaatTAAATTATGTGAAGGTGTTGAAGCACTtaagcagttgcttcaatgccagTGCCATGTCCATCATTAATACTGTGAGAGTTTGAAGTTACGCATAATTCATTTATCGCTAGATTCAGATACTGTGTAAAATTTTCCACGTTGCAAGACGAGGCTTGGTAAGTGAACTCTAGGTTGTTCAAACAGTTATGATTTCGTCATAAAACGTTGTTACTCATTAGCCACATCACCAGCCACCCTTTGGGTATAAGATGTGGGTTCACACTCACCGTCTCCACATTGTGTTGAGCTTCGCACAACTGTCCCAGCTTCCGGCCACCGTGGTCAAGGATACCCTCTAAGGAACGATGGATTTCAGCGGAACGTGGCAGGTCTACGCTCAGGAAAACTACGAGGAGTTCCTCAAGGCCATGGGTGAGAAGCTTGTCGCAACGCAAAAGAAAACGATGGTTATCCATATATTTTTTGTTGCATGGATCGATACTTTCTTCTTGACAGAACTTCCAGAAGATGTAATCAAGATGGCCAAAGACATAAAACCGGTAACCGAGATCAAACAGACGGGCAACGACTTCGTCATCACCTCCAAAACGCCCGGAAAGTCTGTGACAAACTCCTTCACCATCGGCAAGGAGACGGAAATTAACACCATGGATGGGAAGAAGCTGAAGGtttcttgcttttattcattcatAGATGAAATTCAGCTTATTAAAGTTTGACCAGGTCCAAATGAATAGAGAACTAATATGTATGGTTTAAACGAGTTTCTAGTAAGTCTACGTCTCTTTTGAGGGACACATTAGGTGTACTGAATTGTTTCCCAACCCCCAGTGCACTGTCAATCTGGAGGGTGGAAAGCTCGTCTGCAATACCGGCAAATTCTGCCACGTCCAAGAACTCAAAGGAGGAGAGATGATCGAGGTCTGGTGCACAGGAATAATCCTGCACACATGCTGAAATCCTGCaaaagattttatttttaaaaattatttttctaatttgttttctttttccccGTTTAGACTTTGACCCGGGGCTCGACGACTCTGGTCAGGAGGAGCAGAAAGGTCTAGACCTGAACAAAAATTAGAATATGTATTTAAATAAAGAGGTGTTTACTGTATGTTGTGTTGTTCTTTATGTCTGTGCACATTTGGCCAACATGCCTTTGACACAATGCAAAACACTTATTGTTGAAACTAAGGCTTTTAAAGTAAATGTCATATTCAATTCTAGCTTTATGGAGGTGAATATAAATAACACTAAAACTTAAATGATGCAAAAAACTATTTGTCTGTGCAGTGTGTCCTCTATAGGATATGTGCATGCATTAATATAATTTTTATGCCATAGCATTCCCACATGGATGATAGGTATGTCACATACATTTCCTAAACATGTAAAATGTTTGATAATCAAAaattttatttttacttattCACATAATTTAGCATTTTGACATTTTTTGAATGACaactgtgctaaaaatagcaggaaTTACTACAAAAATTAAAGTTAAAAGGGTATCACACCCAAATATAGTTATTTGAAATAACAATAAACAGAGACAAAGATGGGGGAGGGGaaggaatttatttatttttttaaactttgtCATCAATTCAATGCACATTTTACATTTTTGAAAATCAATCAAGACAAATCTTAAAATGGGGCACATCTTTTAATCATCGGTGACGTTTCGCGAAAAGGGACAAATTAGCAGCCAATTGTTTCTGTTTTTATGTAGAGCGAGGAGACATTGCTATGCAAGACTGAATCCGGCAAAAAAAACAAAGGTAATAATTAATCGGTGAGTCAGATTCAACCGTCAGCTGGCGGAAGAACAGCTGAGGGCTCAAAGTGACCTCGGATTGGTGATtattcaagaaaaaaagaaaagttggCAAAAAATTAACTTAACGAGTTCGTTAGCATTTAAGTGTCGATCTTACAATCTGTAAACAGATTAAAACGTCAAATCTCTCCATACGCAAGTCTCCTCGAAtccaattaaattttttttttgttttatttaatttgcACTTGGCATATCTGACCCTACACTGCGTAATACAAAACAATAGAAAAACATGTGTAAGATCTCCTTCAGGTCGACAGTGTAGGGGTACTGCTAAATGCTAACAGCAGGaactttctttgtttttttaacaaaaatattCTTCAATATTGAAGTCAAGACATGTTCTTAGCACGTC from Nothobranchius furzeri strain GRZ-AD chromosome 5, NfurGRZ-RIMD1, whole genome shotgun sequence encodes:
- the fabp10a gene encoding fatty acid-binding protein 10-A, liver basic, which codes for MDFSGTWQVYAQENYEEFLKAMELPEDVIKMAKDIKPVTEIKQTGNDFVITSKTPGKSVTNSFTIGKETEINTMDGKKLKCTVNLEGGKLVCNTGKFCHVQELKGGEMIETLTRGSTTLVRRSRKV